The following are encoded together in the Corticium candelabrum chromosome 1, ooCorCand1.1, whole genome shotgun sequence genome:
- the LOC134185125 gene encoding uncharacterized protein CXorf65-like, with product MFIQIYHGDGKTCLVNSFCRTIVLLEHIKKCCGYDSEVAIDLADETGQAKNLPSHLYSYASELLVPNGIFVPLRIDKDCDGQITYTRMATSYPTSRSQGQASSRLDSGHGHHQGKRGHSAKSHDKSATLSERQDSRQSNASTAAHSYSTANYSQHSAVSGRHRVVKKSGADY from the exons ATGTTTATACAGATTTATCATGGag ACGGGAAGACTTGCCTAGTAAACTCCTTTTGCAGAACAATTGTTCTACTAGAGCATATCAAGAAATGCTGCGGTTATGATTCAGAAG TTGCCATCGATTTAGCAGATGAAACGGGACAGGCAAAAAACCTACCCAGTCATCTGTACAGTTATGCTAGCGAGTTACTTGTTCCTAATGGAATATTTGTTCCGCTTAGAATCGACA AAGACTGTGACGGTCAGATCACATACACACGGATGGCCACTAGTTATCCCACCAGCCGAT CTCAGGGTCAAGCGTCTAGCCGACTTGATTCCGGTCACGGTCACCATCAAGGAAAGAGAGGCCACTCAGCAAAAAGCCACGACAAGTCTGCAACTCTGTCAGAGAGGCAGGACTCTCGACAAAGCAATGCGAGTACTGCAGCTCATTCCTACTCTACTGCCAATTATTCCCAGCACTCGGCTGTCAGTGGTAGGCATCGTGTTGTCAAGAAGTCAGGAGCTGATTACTAG
- the LOC134195997 gene encoding transmembrane channel-like protein 2 isoform X3: protein MTAKTMDSTPLLDSSRPSVFAASRYTEERVLRNGTEHCTNNGDHRYPRDLSKADYVRRLRYASLCKRNRSARSTPPPIPEFRPSENLLLEAQLDIYDLIVEQQEISENVRAQPWPMHVKLNYVRELTTAIDEKKEFLGKLNTLSQKSFKAIDQAAKTAKNWSQSWPWTFWKGSIKLIEGYFGSGVGAYFSFLRRIFILNLLLVLLILLPFVVIPQIISGTGFSSEFLSGLENTIIFYGYYDTGSLALGYNISIAFLLCNVGFFVFSFVYIIRKMCTQYHSTKLAGLHNNYPFSWLVLVSWDFEINKEKGAHSKQAALVTLMKEELTEAKEKQKQRTNSMCSIISYRFISNLIALGILGGSGYLVYYFVNRSNECRAYNSNVFVALVERFELPLVLLALRVFVPLVFQKLVLIEHWHPRTALKWTLVRTTTLYLGNIVVLLISLLQEATRYDCQTQGTNSTVLPTTIVPTGVAREYLCCWETYVGVEIVKVVLIDFLGEIIAILVTDILRALFVHYICGQRLIGYHEFNISSNVLGLIYGQGLIWLGTFFSPLLPAMQVVKLFLIFYFHRFSIIYTNIPPKKIFRASRSGNFLQFLLLFMLFVSTVPLGYTLAVLQPSTECGPFRTENRVYKVLADELPTWASSVLEVIVNPAVTIPVIVFLLLVILYYKVMSSSYSSVIKDLQAQLHFERLEGRREVFEIGRKATSTSAIRNPET, encoded by the exons ATGACTGCTAAGACAATGGATAGTACGCCTTTGCTAGATTCAAGCAGACCATCAG tgtttgCAGCATCTCGTTACACTGAAGAAAGAGTTTTAAGAAATGGGACTGAACACTGTACAAACAATGGAGATCACCGATATCCAAGAGATTTGTCAAAAGCAGATTACGTGAGACGGCTACGTTATGCCTCACTTTGCAAGAGGAACCGGTCTGCTAGAAG CACTCCACCGCCAATACCTGAATTCCGACCGTCAGAAAATCTTCTATTGGAAGCTCAACTAGATATTTACGACTTGATTGTGGAGCAGCAGGAGATTTCGGAGAATGTGCGAGCTCAACCATGGCCAATGCATGTTAAATTGAACTATGTCAG AGAACTGACAACAGCTATTGACGAGAAGAAAGAGTTTCTAGGGAAGCTAAACACATTGAGTCAGAAAAGCTTCAAG GCCATTGACCAAGCAGCCAAAACAGCTAAAAACTGGAGCCAATCTTGGCCATGGACATTTTGGAAGGGTTCAATAAAACTAATTGAAG GATATTTTGGAAGTGGTGTTGGTGCATACTTTTCATTCTTGAGAAGAATTTTTATCCTGAACCTACTGTTGGTTTTACTCATTTTGCTTCCTTTTGTTGTCATACCACAG ATCATTTCAGGGACAGGTTTTAGCTCCGAATTTTTG AGTGGTCTTGAGAATACAATCATCTTTTATGGTTACTATGATACTGGATCGTTGGCTCTTGGCTACAATATATCAATAGCATTCCTGCTATGCAATGTAGGATTTTTTGTCTTCAGTTTTGTCTACATCATAAGAAA AATGTGCACACAATATCATTCTACCAAACTGGCTGGTCTCCATAACAACTATCCATTCAGCTGGCTTGTTCTTGTTAGCTGGGATTTTGAAATCAACAAAGAGAAAGGTGCACATTCTAAACAAGCAGCCCTTGTGACCCTGATGAAg GAGGAACTGACAGAGGCAAAAGAGAAGCAGAAGCAAAGAACTAACAGCAT GTGCAGCATTATCAGTTACAgatttatttcaaatttgattGCGCTGGGAATACTGGGAGGTAGTGGTTACCTTGTCTACTACTTTGTGAATAGAAGCAATGAATGTCGAGCATATAATTCCAATGTCTTTGTTGCTCTTGTTGAGCGATTTGAG ctgcCTTTGGTACTTTTGGCACTTCGAGTGTTTGTTCCACTTGTGTTTCAAAAGCTTGTTCTGATAGAGCATTGGCACCCAAGAACAGCATTGAAATGGACTCTTGTGAG AACAACAACCCTTTATCTTGGAAACATTGTGGTGCTGTTGATCTCCCTTCTGCAAGAAGCAACTCGATATGACTGC cagaCACAAGGGACTAATTCTACAGTACTCCCCACTACAATAGTACCAACTGGAGTAGCAAGAGAATATTTATGTTGTTGGGAAACATACGTTGGAGTCGAAATAGTGAAAGTTGTACTAATTGATTTCCTGGGAGAAATAATTGCAATACTGGTTACAGACATCCTACGTGCTCTGTTTGTTCACTACATATGTGGGCAAAGACTG ATTGGTTATCATGAGTTCAACATCTCATCAAATGTATTGGGCCTTATCTATGGCCAGGGCCTAATCTG GCTTGGAACTTTCTTCTCCCCATTACTCCCTGCAATGCAAGTTGTCAAACTGTTCCTTATTTTCTACTTTCACCGGTTTTCAATCATCTACACAAACATTCCTCCTAAGAAAATCTTCAGAGCATCTCGTTCAGGCAACTTCCTTCAGTTCCTTCTCTTGTTCATGCTATTTGTCAGTACGGTTCCATTAGGATACACACTAGCAGT ATTGCAACCGTCAACTGAATGTGGGCCCTTCAG AACTGAGAATCGTGTATACAAAGTTCTTGCTGATGAGTTGCCTACATGGGCCAGCAGTGTCTTGGAAGTGATCGTTAATCCTGCAGTTACCATTCCAGTGATTGTCTTCCTCCt ACTTGTAATACTGTACTACAAGGTGATGTCATCATCCTACAGTAGTGTCATAAAGGATCTCCAAGCTCAGCTGCACTTT GAGAGACTAGAAGGAAGACGGGAAGTTTTTGAAATTGGAAGAAAAGCCACATCAACATCAGCCATTAGAAATCCTGAGACATAA
- the LOC134195974 gene encoding uncharacterized protein LOC134195974, with protein sequence MDGEELQRSLKEAVTTLKGELDSQTFVSTIQEMASLCQGVVQHRGDRSRQSVSKASIPLVVASESAKVMLYLAGFVETDDNMSLSDDVNLARMEMLLDILQQTLKRASTLSQMANTGTKIEARVRTYNSSESVESGDPLTVVAHLSYHYFMRWFLISTNVNPTMVVSFNSQIRVSMEGIEMATRTLDIMKPGSAAHATWTALKQDVLHQLQEAQNMTGMQQKADLINEMLTCASEILEELKRNSPPVCVTMFFYMHLTKMIMMVTTAGHMVSREDANRYIQTSFDLPTTRFSKEYVDSIDKVRNFCLRMQEKELASDELAQLCEIVTWQSNEFLEHFKSLAEPSSESGLPRCRYASLSTMSSQLSGVLTGSSSKSSSSDAGGLTFSSFPGVGHTTGTQQGTQALDQVHGQDLQMPTKKRGALPLEDANHMQAMVFDNKGGHRLGEDSTSELGPTKNRPQYQSVLYDSEEDAALDKELYDNSDEDLDITEKEDCETEKEKKFQADEKATEDLSCSVEHTKPVVTTSQQSLQMNQSEQGHMSIQPLQQRLEGDLQSSRQHQAQLQYHQQALVQPDQQKHSISQQSPLVEEQESAETHQCSEKGQPKQKELTKAAQAAMARHERMKQQQQQQQQQVRQDASTPSSKQQTKLPGSQRHKSVVQLKSSVQSSGRSADSTDNHQVKTSSETSLSESASGSSSQSSSRSANQNPTTQSSLHQTVQKTPTDAAGTTFSVTPLGPQQSATHGSQLRSQTPNSQPSIRKETQPIDAQSLPTQGPVHKPDIDGVIAMPSVTAISTPVVKPSAQPAVGQPHVEKSQPFSSVNRSPSAASTSCKSNGQGLGVTSPDSTATSLTSKSQRVSNPATSSSVLGDRPYVTKANRCPPQASESDPSAIPDQFRSMSMSRLPQLLESMKTDTDAEEGLKIIEKLVESKEESLSVKEKEQKVLQEHLSKWEAPVVANTLQKSLDQKCEEVQWLKEDLDRLAAAKARANDIIHSAREVELTELDPEFLYGILESFLKRIENDHDTMVKVLKAWLDYAPRQVLVEICDLLEIEREGDDPKVWVQKIREREQEVEEGELAD encoded by the exons ATGGACGGTGAAGAACTGCAACGCAGTCTTAAAGAGGCTGTT ACAACTCTAAAAGGGGAACTGGACAGCCAGACGTTTGTCTCAACAATACAAGAGATGGCGAGTCTCTGCCAAGGGGTAGTGCAACATCGAGGCGATAGATCTAGGCAAAGCGTTTCAAAAG caagCATACCACTTGTAGTAGCCAGCGAGTCAGCTAAAGTGATGCTGTATCTAGCAGGCTTTGTAGAA ACAGACGATAACATGAGTCTATCTGATGATGTTAATCTTGCCCGTATGGAAATGCTACTGGACATTCTTCAGCAGACTTTAAAGAGAGCTAGTACCCTGTCGCAGATGGCAAATACTGGGACAAAAATTGAAGCTCGAGTGAGGACGTACAACTCTTCTGAGTCTGTGGAATCAG GTGATCCATTGACAGTGGTGGCCCACTTGTCGTATCACTACTTTATGCGATGGTTTCTTATCTCAACAAATGTGAATCCAACAATGGTTGTGTCATTTAATAGCCAAATTCGTGTTAGTATGGAAGGCATTGAGATGGCAACAAGGACTCTTGATATTATGAAGCCTGGTTCAGCTGCACATGCTACATGGACAGCCTTGAAGCAGGATGTCTTACACCAGTTGCAGGAGGCACAAAACATGACTGGGATGCAGCAGAAGGCTGATCTGATAAATGAGATGCTTACTTGTGCTAGTGAGATTCTTGAAGAACTGAAGCGAAATTCACCTCCAGTTTGTGTGACCATGTTTTTCTACATGCACCTTACAAAGATGATTATGATGGTCACAACTGCTGGTCATATGGTAAGTCGTGAAGATGCCAATAGGTACATCCAGACATCATTTGATCTGCCAACGACTCGCTTCTCGAAAGAATACGTTGATTCCATTGACAAAGTTCGTAATTTTTGTCTCAGGATGCAGGAGAAAGAGCTTGCATCAGATGAGCTTGCGCAGTTGTGTGAAATTGTCACTTGGCAGTCTAATGAATTTCTTGAGCATTTTAAGTCCTTAGCTGAACCAAGTTCAGAATCTGGACTACCACGGTGTCGTTATGCTTCTCTTTCCACCATGAGTAGTCAGCTGTCTGGGGTCTTGACAGGAAGCAGTTCAAAATCTAGTAGTTCTGATGCTGGTGGTCTCACTTTCAGCTCATTTCCAGGTGTCGGGCATACTACTGGTACTCAACAGGGTACTCAAGCATTAGATCAAGTGCATGGTCAAGATTTGCAAATGCCGACGAAGAAGCGAGGAGCCTTGCCATTAGAAGATGCAAATCATATGCAGGCTATGGTGTTTGATAACAAGGGTGGCCATAGACTTGGAGAAGACAGCACATCAGAACTTGGCCCTACAAAGAATCGACCTCAGTATCAATCAGTTCTTTATGATTCTGAGGAAGATGCAGCTCTTGACAAAGAACTGTATGACAACAGTGATGAAGACTTGGACATAACTGAAAAGGAGGACTGtgaaacagagaaagagaagaagttCCAGGCTGATGAAAAAGCAACGGAGGATTTGAGCTGTTCTGTGGAACATACAAAACCAGTGGTTACTACATCCCAGCAATCATTACAAATGAACCAATCAGAGCAAGGACATATGTCTATTCAACCATTACAGCAGAGACTTGAAGGTGACCTGCAGTCCTCACGTCAACACCAAGCACAACTTCAATATCATCAACAAGCCCTGGTGCAGCCTGATCAGCAGAAACACTCAATTTCTCAACAGTCACCTTTAGTTGAAGAGCAAGAAAGTGCAGAAACACATCAATGCTCAGAAAAGGGACAGCCAAAACAAAAAGAGCTGACTAAAGCAGCACAGGCAGCAATGGCAAGACATGAAAGGAtgaagcaacagcagcagcagcagcagcagcaagtaCGGCAGGATGCATCTACTCCttcaagcaaacaacaaactaagTTACCAGGAAGCCAGCGACACAAGTCTGTAGTGCAGTTGAAGTCATCAGTTCAGAGCTCTGGAAGATCAGCTGATTCTACTGATAATCATCAAGTTAAAACATCCAGTGAAACTTCACTGTCAGAATCTGCATCTGGAAGTAGCTCTCAAAGCTCAAGCAGAAGTGCTAATCAGAATCCTACAACACAATCATCTTTGCACCAGACAGTTCAGAAAACACCAACTGATGCAGCAGGCACTACCTTCTCTGTTACACCACTAGGCCCACAACAAAGTGCTACACACGGTAGTCAACTACGGTCTCAGACACCAAACAGTCAGCCATCTATCAGAAAAGAAACTCAACCTATTGATGCACAAAGCCTACCAACACAGGGTCCTGTACATAAACCAGACATAGATGGTGTAATTGCAATGCCTTCTGTCACTGCAATATCAACTCCAGTAGTGAAGCCTTCTGCACAACCTGCCGTAGGTCAACCACACGTTGAAAAGTCACAGCCTTTCTCATCTGTCAATCGGTCACCATCTGCTGCTTCCACCTCATGTAAAAGTAATGGTCAGGGCCTTGGAGTCACATCACCAGATAGTACAGCCACTTCTTTGACAAGTAAGTCACAAAGGGTGTCAAATCCTGCAACCTCTAGCTCTGTATTAGGAGATCGTCCTTATGTCACGAAAGCAAATCGTTGTCCACCACAAGCTAGTGAGTCAGACCCATCAG ccATTCCCGATCAGTTTCGAAGTATGTCTATGTCTCGACTGCCTCAGCTGCTTGAATCTATGAAGACTGATACTGATGCTGAAGAAGGTTTGAAAATTATTGAAAAACTGGTAGAGTCAAAGGAGGAGTCTTTATCTgtcaaagagaaagaacagaaGGTGCTACAGGAGCATTTGAGCAAGTGGGAAGCTCCAGTAGTTGCCAATACCTTACAGAAATCTCTTGATCAGAAGTGTGAAGAGGTCCAATGGCTTAAGGAGGACCTAGACAGACTTGCTGCAGCAAAGGCTAGGGCAAATGATATTATACATAGTGCAAGGGAAGTTGAGCTGACCGAACTTGATCCTGAATTTTTGTATGGCATTCTGGAATCATTTCTCAAACGGATTGAGAACGATCATGACACAATGGTGAAAGTGCTTAAAGCCTGGCTTGACTATGCCCCTCGGCAAGTGCTTGTTGAAATATGCGACTTGTTAGAGATTGAAAGAGAGGGAGATGATCCAAAAGTTTGGGTTCAGAAGATTAGGGAGCGAGAGCAAGAGGTGGAGGAAGGCGAATTAGCTGACTAA
- the LOC134195997 gene encoding transmembrane channel-like protein 2 isoform X2 has translation MTAKTMDSTPLLDSSRPSASRYTEERVLRNGTEHCTNNGDHRYPRDLSKADYVRRLRYASLCKRNRSARSTPPPIPEFRPSENLLLEAQLDIYDLIVEQQEISENVRAQPWPMHVKLNYVRELTTAIDEKKEFLGKLNTLSQKSFKAIDQAAKTAKNWSQSWPWTFWKGSIKLIEGYFGSGVGAYFSFLRRIFILNLLLVLLILLPFVVIPQIISGTGFSSEFLSGLENTIIFYGYYDTGSLALGYNISIAFLLCNVGFFVFSFVYIIRKLFDAQHNADYKSSVFFLVRMCTQYHSTKLAGLHNNYPFSWLVLVSWDFEINKEKGAHSKQAALVTLMKEELTEAKEKQKQRTNSMCSIISYRFISNLIALGILGGSGYLVYYFVNRSNECRAYNSNVFVALVERFELPLVLLALRVFVPLVFQKLVLIEHWHPRTALKWTLVRTTTLYLGNIVVLLISLLQEATRYDCQTQGTNSTVLPTTIVPTGVAREYLCCWETYVGVEIVKVVLIDFLGEIIAILVTDILRALFVHYICGQRLIGYHEFNISSNVLGLIYGQGLIWLGTFFSPLLPAMQVVKLFLIFYFHRFSIIYTNIPPKKIFRASRSGNFLQFLLLFMLFVSTVPLGYTLAVLQPSTECGPFRTENRVYKVLADELPTWASSVLEVIVNPAVTIPVIVFLLLVILYYKVMSSSYSSVIKDLQAQLHFERLEGRREVFEIGRKATSTSAIRNPET, from the exons ATGACTGCTAAGACAATGGATAGTACGCCTTTGCTAGATTCAAGCAGACCATCAG CATCTCGTTACACTGAAGAAAGAGTTTTAAGAAATGGGACTGAACACTGTACAAACAATGGAGATCACCGATATCCAAGAGATTTGTCAAAAGCAGATTACGTGAGACGGCTACGTTATGCCTCACTTTGCAAGAGGAACCGGTCTGCTAGAAG CACTCCACCGCCAATACCTGAATTCCGACCGTCAGAAAATCTTCTATTGGAAGCTCAACTAGATATTTACGACTTGATTGTGGAGCAGCAGGAGATTTCGGAGAATGTGCGAGCTCAACCATGGCCAATGCATGTTAAATTGAACTATGTCAG AGAACTGACAACAGCTATTGACGAGAAGAAAGAGTTTCTAGGGAAGCTAAACACATTGAGTCAGAAAAGCTTCAAG GCCATTGACCAAGCAGCCAAAACAGCTAAAAACTGGAGCCAATCTTGGCCATGGACATTTTGGAAGGGTTCAATAAAACTAATTGAAG GATATTTTGGAAGTGGTGTTGGTGCATACTTTTCATTCTTGAGAAGAATTTTTATCCTGAACCTACTGTTGGTTTTACTCATTTTGCTTCCTTTTGTTGTCATACCACAG ATCATTTCAGGGACAGGTTTTAGCTCCGAATTTTTG AGTGGTCTTGAGAATACAATCATCTTTTATGGTTACTATGATACTGGATCGTTGGCTCTTGGCTACAATATATCAATAGCATTCCTGCTATGCAATGTAGGATTTTTTGTCTTCAGTTTTGTCTACATCATAAGAAAGTTGTTTGATGCACAACACAATGCAGACTATAAGAGTTCAGTATTCTTTCTTGTTAGAATGTGCACACAATATCATTCTACCAAACTGGCTGGTCTCCATAACAACTATCCATTCAGCTGGCTTGTTCTTGTTAGCTGGGATTTTGAAATCAACAAAGAGAAAGGTGCACATTCTAAACAAGCAGCCCTTGTGACCCTGATGAAg GAGGAACTGACAGAGGCAAAAGAGAAGCAGAAGCAAAGAACTAACAGCAT GTGCAGCATTATCAGTTACAgatttatttcaaatttgattGCGCTGGGAATACTGGGAGGTAGTGGTTACCTTGTCTACTACTTTGTGAATAGAAGCAATGAATGTCGAGCATATAATTCCAATGTCTTTGTTGCTCTTGTTGAGCGATTTGAG ctgcCTTTGGTACTTTTGGCACTTCGAGTGTTTGTTCCACTTGTGTTTCAAAAGCTTGTTCTGATAGAGCATTGGCACCCAAGAACAGCATTGAAATGGACTCTTGTGAG AACAACAACCCTTTATCTTGGAAACATTGTGGTGCTGTTGATCTCCCTTCTGCAAGAAGCAACTCGATATGACTGC cagaCACAAGGGACTAATTCTACAGTACTCCCCACTACAATAGTACCAACTGGAGTAGCAAGAGAATATTTATGTTGTTGGGAAACATACGTTGGAGTCGAAATAGTGAAAGTTGTACTAATTGATTTCCTGGGAGAAATAATTGCAATACTGGTTACAGACATCCTACGTGCTCTGTTTGTTCACTACATATGTGGGCAAAGACTG ATTGGTTATCATGAGTTCAACATCTCATCAAATGTATTGGGCCTTATCTATGGCCAGGGCCTAATCTG GCTTGGAACTTTCTTCTCCCCATTACTCCCTGCAATGCAAGTTGTCAAACTGTTCCTTATTTTCTACTTTCACCGGTTTTCAATCATCTACACAAACATTCCTCCTAAGAAAATCTTCAGAGCATCTCGTTCAGGCAACTTCCTTCAGTTCCTTCTCTTGTTCATGCTATTTGTCAGTACGGTTCCATTAGGATACACACTAGCAGT ATTGCAACCGTCAACTGAATGTGGGCCCTTCAG AACTGAGAATCGTGTATACAAAGTTCTTGCTGATGAGTTGCCTACATGGGCCAGCAGTGTCTTGGAAGTGATCGTTAATCCTGCAGTTACCATTCCAGTGATTGTCTTCCTCCt ACTTGTAATACTGTACTACAAGGTGATGTCATCATCCTACAGTAGTGTCATAAAGGATCTCCAAGCTCAGCTGCACTTT GAGAGACTAGAAGGAAGACGGGAAGTTTTTGAAATTGGAAGAAAAGCCACATCAACATCAGCCATTAGAAATCCTGAGACATAA
- the LOC134195997 gene encoding transmembrane channel-like protein 2 isoform X1 codes for MTAKTMDSTPLLDSSRPSVFAASRYTEERVLRNGTEHCTNNGDHRYPRDLSKADYVRRLRYASLCKRNRSARSTPPPIPEFRPSENLLLEAQLDIYDLIVEQQEISENVRAQPWPMHVKLNYVRELTTAIDEKKEFLGKLNTLSQKSFKAIDQAAKTAKNWSQSWPWTFWKGSIKLIEGYFGSGVGAYFSFLRRIFILNLLLVLLILLPFVVIPQIISGTGFSSEFLSGLENTIIFYGYYDTGSLALGYNISIAFLLCNVGFFVFSFVYIIRKLFDAQHNADYKSSVFFLVRMCTQYHSTKLAGLHNNYPFSWLVLVSWDFEINKEKGAHSKQAALVTLMKEELTEAKEKQKQRTNSMCSIISYRFISNLIALGILGGSGYLVYYFVNRSNECRAYNSNVFVALVERFELPLVLLALRVFVPLVFQKLVLIEHWHPRTALKWTLVRTTTLYLGNIVVLLISLLQEATRYDCQTQGTNSTVLPTTIVPTGVAREYLCCWETYVGVEIVKVVLIDFLGEIIAILVTDILRALFVHYICGQRLIGYHEFNISSNVLGLIYGQGLIWLGTFFSPLLPAMQVVKLFLIFYFHRFSIIYTNIPPKKIFRASRSGNFLQFLLLFMLFVSTVPLGYTLAVLQPSTECGPFRTENRVYKVLADELPTWASSVLEVIVNPAVTIPVIVFLLLVILYYKVMSSSYSSVIKDLQAQLHFERLEGRREVFEIGRKATSTSAIRNPET; via the exons ATGACTGCTAAGACAATGGATAGTACGCCTTTGCTAGATTCAAGCAGACCATCAG tgtttgCAGCATCTCGTTACACTGAAGAAAGAGTTTTAAGAAATGGGACTGAACACTGTACAAACAATGGAGATCACCGATATCCAAGAGATTTGTCAAAAGCAGATTACGTGAGACGGCTACGTTATGCCTCACTTTGCAAGAGGAACCGGTCTGCTAGAAG CACTCCACCGCCAATACCTGAATTCCGACCGTCAGAAAATCTTCTATTGGAAGCTCAACTAGATATTTACGACTTGATTGTGGAGCAGCAGGAGATTTCGGAGAATGTGCGAGCTCAACCATGGCCAATGCATGTTAAATTGAACTATGTCAG AGAACTGACAACAGCTATTGACGAGAAGAAAGAGTTTCTAGGGAAGCTAAACACATTGAGTCAGAAAAGCTTCAAG GCCATTGACCAAGCAGCCAAAACAGCTAAAAACTGGAGCCAATCTTGGCCATGGACATTTTGGAAGGGTTCAATAAAACTAATTGAAG GATATTTTGGAAGTGGTGTTGGTGCATACTTTTCATTCTTGAGAAGAATTTTTATCCTGAACCTACTGTTGGTTTTACTCATTTTGCTTCCTTTTGTTGTCATACCACAG ATCATTTCAGGGACAGGTTTTAGCTCCGAATTTTTG AGTGGTCTTGAGAATACAATCATCTTTTATGGTTACTATGATACTGGATCGTTGGCTCTTGGCTACAATATATCAATAGCATTCCTGCTATGCAATGTAGGATTTTTTGTCTTCAGTTTTGTCTACATCATAAGAAAGTTGTTTGATGCACAACACAATGCAGACTATAAGAGTTCAGTATTCTTTCTTGTTAGAATGTGCACACAATATCATTCTACCAAACTGGCTGGTCTCCATAACAACTATCCATTCAGCTGGCTTGTTCTTGTTAGCTGGGATTTTGAAATCAACAAAGAGAAAGGTGCACATTCTAAACAAGCAGCCCTTGTGACCCTGATGAAg GAGGAACTGACAGAGGCAAAAGAGAAGCAGAAGCAAAGAACTAACAGCAT GTGCAGCATTATCAGTTACAgatttatttcaaatttgattGCGCTGGGAATACTGGGAGGTAGTGGTTACCTTGTCTACTACTTTGTGAATAGAAGCAATGAATGTCGAGCATATAATTCCAATGTCTTTGTTGCTCTTGTTGAGCGATTTGAG ctgcCTTTGGTACTTTTGGCACTTCGAGTGTTTGTTCCACTTGTGTTTCAAAAGCTTGTTCTGATAGAGCATTGGCACCCAAGAACAGCATTGAAATGGACTCTTGTGAG AACAACAACCCTTTATCTTGGAAACATTGTGGTGCTGTTGATCTCCCTTCTGCAAGAAGCAACTCGATATGACTGC cagaCACAAGGGACTAATTCTACAGTACTCCCCACTACAATAGTACCAACTGGAGTAGCAAGAGAATATTTATGTTGTTGGGAAACATACGTTGGAGTCGAAATAGTGAAAGTTGTACTAATTGATTTCCTGGGAGAAATAATTGCAATACTGGTTACAGACATCCTACGTGCTCTGTTTGTTCACTACATATGTGGGCAAAGACTG ATTGGTTATCATGAGTTCAACATCTCATCAAATGTATTGGGCCTTATCTATGGCCAGGGCCTAATCTG GCTTGGAACTTTCTTCTCCCCATTACTCCCTGCAATGCAAGTTGTCAAACTGTTCCTTATTTTCTACTTTCACCGGTTTTCAATCATCTACACAAACATTCCTCCTAAGAAAATCTTCAGAGCATCTCGTTCAGGCAACTTCCTTCAGTTCCTTCTCTTGTTCATGCTATTTGTCAGTACGGTTCCATTAGGATACACACTAGCAGT ATTGCAACCGTCAACTGAATGTGGGCCCTTCAG AACTGAGAATCGTGTATACAAAGTTCTTGCTGATGAGTTGCCTACATGGGCCAGCAGTGTCTTGGAAGTGATCGTTAATCCTGCAGTTACCATTCCAGTGATTGTCTTCCTCCt ACTTGTAATACTGTACTACAAGGTGATGTCATCATCCTACAGTAGTGTCATAAAGGATCTCCAAGCTCAGCTGCACTTT GAGAGACTAGAAGGAAGACGGGAAGTTTTTGAAATTGGAAGAAAAGCCACATCAACATCAGCCATTAGAAATCCTGAGACATAA